One genomic window of Amphiura filiformis chromosome 3, Afil_fr2py, whole genome shotgun sequence includes the following:
- the LOC140148243 gene encoding uncharacterized protein, translating to MDGPFNRPSQIELQPMMANHRHQPHERLTQSLPLPSDNTARSPTFSSFPLSPSNLKQCPCVIDPECHTELNKPCSRECIRLCIFTFPDLVRWRIPTERVTIERDESGKLGFRFKEVKSKANIEEKYTLVHSVREGSKAVGKLIFGDYILSVNGTPLKNKTLAEIVKDCKDNTITIIKYRPMGLIPRAVSPSMQRSTSVPSPDTYRRATSLDNHDVYQHDSLGSCASSNSENVQLIRQDSDKSKSSSSSHGSHITPSSPDVNIRINFVSPENKPRSKQAAAFTNIRTLNEEPDSAASNERGSQMSRHQLAAVEGEISNILASDMPFLPHLKLIIVGSESEQIAKSLLPRNVSSTSASEVCTKYNTRLAKKEGAYEWSPSQGFKTMQPIVKAVTKAVRNSHGINLTNTTFPSDASEQCRQVLQHVCQDGLVSGSDSEEVELEILALKENALATYCGHVLYTAHSVYIVQFDTDEYFEHRESVLTYIQTEVSKIRTYASDKVQIMLVATASKQLPSADINSIGQTLQENFSGAFANQLHPNSETNLPCYVLHPHNQLNDLSLKGFNRQESCEDNTTPNTTANLDNKAEVNCNGCERSKIHFKRENLQNGHIAGDPTADSEKAFDVDSLKSQIGIMAFQQRFVARKYPYRYLLYQEKKEKVRCSHPVGALRSDILRECKVEDETEQKAMLKYLHDSGDIVCMDYLPYMMSGNLMHHLNFMVLFSRDHLVNATQKLLTIPTRSKQEPAYRTHWDDLQKTALISRPFLLHLLGSDHRLLEIFLDMMNLIYCMDDGLSDVKNGTAPPQYLVPYYLLNQQNVDESDILRARHRVDRILYLDFPGFIPHGMFMRILIQLIGVSEETRGTWQIDSQFAGWVTFANHANDYDCKLEMEFDPLAATIKISAECNMSYSPQNIPALLRRRIMKRLKPTNNEVVYKCGPPCPRLPECHSGQGKRIHVLDVKDGKGPLWCGQKQMDREESVKQWLVEETMDACLPPNDSTEVTYVKKSSHIRHLPPSLYKWICDNLNVGYASGQNWEMLAGVLGYTMADILIWRERRHRATDPCDSMLQDWGRYGTATLGRLMECLDEMERKDLLLDMQEQWHIVEQDVREDQLKNLNPHQLKCN from the exons ATGGATGGCCCATTCAACAGACCAAGTCAAATTGAACTGCAACCAATGATGGCCAACCATAGACATCAACCACATGAGAGGCTGACACAGAGTCTACCTCTGCCATCCGATAATACTGCACGGTCCCCAACCTTTAGTAGCTTTCCACTGAGTCCTTCCAACCTTAAGCAGTGCCCATGTGTAATAGATCCGGAGTGTCATACGGAGCTGAACAAACCTTGTAGCCGTGAGTGCATTCGACTGTGCATTTTTACTTTTCCGGACTTGGTGAGGTGGCGTATACCAACTGAGAGAGTTACAATTGAAAGGGATGAATCTGGCAAACTTGGCTTCAGATTTAAAGAAGTGAAG agTAAGGcaaatattgaagagaaatacaCATTGGTACACAGTGTGAGGGAAGGCAGCAAAGCAGTTGGCAAACTCATCTTTGGCGATTACATACTGTCTGTTAATGGTACACCATTGAAAAACAAG ACCCTTGCGGAGATTGTGAAAGACTGCAAAGACAACACAATAACAATAATCAAGTACAGACCAATGGGTTTAATCCCAAGGGCAGTGAGTCCCTCCATGCAAAGATCAACTTCAGTCCCTAGCCCAGACACTTACAGACGAGCAACCAGTCTCGATAATCACGACGTTTATCAGCATGATTCATTGGGGAGCTGCGCATCGTCCAACAGCGAAAACGTGCAGTTGATACGGCAGGACAGCGACAAATCAAAATCGAGTTCTAGTTCTCATGGTTCACACATCACTCCTAGTAGCCCAGATGTTAATATCCGTATAAACTTTGTGTCGCCGGAAAACAAACCTAGGAGTAAACAGGCAGCTGCATTCACTAATATTCGGACTCTAAATGAAGAGCCAGACAGTGCTGCAAGCAATGAACGTGGCTCACAAATGAGTCGACATCAGCTAGCAGCAGTAGAAGGGGAAATATCGAACATTCTGGCATCAGACATGCCCTTTCTTCCACACTTAAAACTCATTATTGTGGGATCAGAGAGTGAACAAATTGCAAAGAGTTTATTGCCAAGAAATGTGTCATCGACATCAGCTAGTGAGGTGTGCACAAAATACAATACCCGCTTGGCGAAGAAAGAGGGAGCCTACGAGTGGTCACCTAGCCAAGGGTTTAAAACGATGCAGCCAATCGTGAAGGCTGTTACTAAAGCTGTGAGAAATTCTCATGGCATTAATTTGACTAACACCACATTCCCGTCAGATGCATCGGAGCAATGCAGACAGGTTCTGCAACACGTCTGCCAAGATGGCCTCGTGTCGGGAAGCGACTCCGAAGAAGTTGAACTGGAAATACTTGCATTAAAGGAAAATGCACTTGCCACGTATTGTGGACATGTTTTGTATACTGCTCACAGTGTGTATATCGTCCAGTTTGATACAGATGAATATTTTGAGCACAGGGAATCGGTGCTGACGTATATCCAAACAGAAGTATCAAAGATACGTACCTATGCATCGGACAAAGTCCAAATCATGCTGGTAGCCACAGCTTCAAAGCAGTTACCTTCTGCGGACATTAACTCAATTGGACAAACGCTTCAGGAGAACTTTAGCGGTGCCTTTGCAAATCAACTGCATCCCAACTCGGAGACCAATTTGCCCTGCTACGTGCTTCACCCTCACAACCAACTGAACGACCTCAGCCTCAAAGGTTTCAACCGACAAGAAAGCTGTGAAGATAATACGACTCCGAATACCACAGCAAATTTGGACAATAAGGCGGAAGTCAACTGTAATGGGTGTGAAAGGTCAAAGATCCACTTCAAAAGAGAAAACCTCCAAAATGGTCACATTGCTGGAGACCCGACGGCTGATTCTGAAAAAGCTTTTGATGTTGATTCGTTGAAATCGCAAATCGGCATCATGGCTTTTCAACAGAGGTTTGTGGCAAGGAAATATCCATATCGGTATCTGCTGTACCAAGAGAAGAAAGAAAAGGTACGCTGTTCTCATCCGGTGGGAGCGCTGAGATCGGATATCTTGCGTGAGTGTAAGGTGGAGGATGAGACTGAACAGAAAGCCATGCTGAAATACTTACATGACAGTGGTGATATCGTTTGTATGG atTATCTACCATACATGATGTCTGGAAATCTCATGCACCATCTCAATTTCATGGTGCTGTTCAGTAGAGACCATCTTGTCAATGCTACACAGAAGCTGCTCACTATACCAACCCGCTCCAAACAAGAGCCTGCATACCGTACCCACTGGGACGACCTTCAGAAGACCGCCTTAATAAGTCGGCCATTCCTACTCCATCTGCTCGGCTCCGACCATCGACTGCTGGAAATCTTCCTGGATATGATGAATCTGATATACTGTATGGATGACGGTTTATCGGATGTCAAAAACGGTACAGCGCCCCCGCAGTACTTGGTTCCATACTATCTTCTTAACCAACAGAATGTAGATGAGTCGGATATACTACGCGCAAGGCACCGTGTTGACCGGATCCTCTACCTGGACTTCCCCGGTTTCATTCCACACGGGATGTTTATGAGGATCCTGATTCAGTTGATCGGAGTGTCGGAGGAGACGAGAGGTACTTGGCAGATAGATTCACAGTTTGCAGGTTGGGTTACCTTTGCTAATCATGCCAATGATTACGACTGCAAACTGGAGATGGAATTTGATCCTTTGGCGGCTACAATCAAAATAAGCGCCGA ATGCAACATGAGCTACTCTCCTCAGAACATACCCGCCTTGCTTCGTCGACGCATCATGAAAAGACTGAAACCAACCAACAATGAGGTGGTGTACAAATGCGGTCCCCCATGCCCTCGGCTCCCAGAATGCCACTCTGGCCAGGGTAAAAGGATACATGTATTGGACGTCAAAGATGGCAAAGGGCCATTGTGGTGTGGTCAGAAGCAGATGGACAGAGAGGAGTCGGTCAAGCAGTGGCTAGTTGAAGAAACAATG GATGCCTGCCTACCACCCAACGACTCGACAGAGGTGACTTACGTGAAGAAATCCAGCCATATCCGGCATCTGCCTCCCTCTTTGTACAAGTGGATATGCGATAATCTTAATGTTGGCTATGCAAGTGGACAGAACTGGGAAATGCTTGCAG GTGTTTTGGGGTACACAATGGCTGACATTCTGATATGGAGAGAACGCCGCCACCGAGCCACAGATCCCTGCGACTCGATGCTGCAAGATTGGGGACGATACGGCACTGCCACTTTGGGAAGATTGATGGAGTGTTTGGATGAGATGGAACGAAAAGATCTGCTTTTAGATATGCAAGAACAATGGCATATTGTTGAGCAGGATGTCAGAGAAGATCAATTAAAAAATCTGAATCCGCATCAATTAAAGTGCAACTGA